In a genomic window of Methylovirgula sp. 4M-Z18:
- a CDS encoding phosphodiesterase has protein sequence MIIVQLSDLHVRPYGKPCNRVNESNMLTERAFRAVARMQPKPDAILITGDLTDCGLVEEYAELQKLLAHYFDGKVFVIPGNHDRRENFIAALKPPVAPTGFVDYAVDLGPVRLVMLDTLLPGKSAGELRPEQLQWLDETLAQAPATPTMIAMHHPPFLASILHMDKITLQNADAFRDVIARHAQVDRIICGHYHRQITARVGNALATIAPSTGVQVAFDLHPQAASAFVKEPGQYVVHVWTPESGFVSHTVYVEDFEGPYPFVLDAEYPGES, from the coding sequence ATGATCATCGTACAGCTTTCGGACTTGCATGTGCGCCCCTATGGCAAGCCCTGCAACCGCGTGAACGAATCGAACATGCTGACGGAGCGGGCTTTCCGCGCCGTCGCTCGGATGCAGCCTAAGCCGGATGCGATTCTCATCACTGGCGATCTCACTGATTGCGGTTTGGTTGAGGAATATGCAGAGCTGCAAAAACTGCTCGCGCATTATTTCGACGGTAAAGTCTTTGTCATTCCGGGCAATCATGACCGGCGCGAGAATTTCATCGCGGCGCTGAAGCCGCCGGTCGCGCCCACGGGCTTCGTCGATTATGCAGTCGATCTTGGCCCGGTGCGGCTTGTGATGCTCGACACGCTCCTGCCGGGCAAAAGCGCCGGGGAATTGCGGCCGGAACAATTGCAATGGCTCGACGAGACGCTGGCGCAAGCGCCGGCGACGCCGACCATGATCGCGATGCACCATCCGCCGTTCCTCGCCTCGATCCTGCACATGGACAAGATCACGCTGCAGAATGCGGATGCGTTTCGCGATGTGATCGCGCGCCATGCGCAAGTGGATCGCATCATCTGCGGCCACTATCATCGCCAGATCACGGCGCGGGTCGGCAATGCGCTCGCCACCATCGCGCCGTCGACCGGCGTGCAGGTCGCGTTCGATCTGCATCCGCAGGCAGCCTCGGCCTTCGTGAAGGAGCCCGGGCAATATGTCGTGCATGTGTGGACGCCGGAAAGTGGGTTCGTGTCGCACACGGTCTATGTCGAAGACTTCGAGGGGCCCTATCCGTTCGTGCTCGACGCCGAATATCCCGGCGAGAGCTGA
- a CDS encoding hydantoinase B/oxoprolinase family protein — translation MSKAATAKKPKKAGTWDFWIDRGGTFTDIVGRDPHGGLHAHKLLSENPGAYSDAAVQGIRDLLSLAKGEAIPAGWIGAVKMGTTVATNALLERKGEKTLLVTTKGFRDALEIGYQARPKIFAKNIIKPEQLYADVVEVDERVLADGKVEKEPDLKKVTRDLKAARKAGFDAVAIVFMHAYRFPEHEKRVAALAREMGFAQVSVSHEVSPLIKLVGRGDTTVVDAYLTPILSRYVNQVARELDVERTGARLMFMMSSGGLTAANLFAGKDAILSGPAGGVVAMSATGESAGFKRIIGFDMGGTSTDVAHYDGEFERAFETEVAGVRMRAPMMLIHTVAAGGGSILHYDGSRFRVGPDSAGANPGPKCYRRGGPLAVTDANVMTGKLLPDFFPKIFGPEQNEPLDVDHVREAFMAMAREVGDGRKPEAAADGFIQIAVANMAEAIKKISVARGYDVTRYALNCFGGAGGQHACLVADALSMKTVLVHPFSSLLSAYGMGLADIRATRSQGLEEAFGDKALKSIARVGKRLSAETLKEVASQGVAKSDVTLHVSAHIRYAGTDTPIVVKAGSLEAMKKAFEKAHKARFGFMDRSKHLVIEAVSVEAVGGGARFVERAKTKGRTRLPKPARSTQFFSGGAWHEANVYTRDQLNLGHKVKGPALLIEPHQTIVIEPGWQAELTVKNHIVLQRVVALPKRTAIGTKADPVLLEIFNNLFMSIAEQMGVTLQNTAYSVNIKERLDFSCAVFDADGRLVANAPHMPVHLGSMDRSVETIARLNKGKLKPGDVYALNAPYNGGTHLPDITVCTPVFDDNGKKILFWVASRGHHADVGGVSPGSMSPRATNIIEEGVYIDNFKLVDGGKFREKELYALLEGAPYPARNPLQNVNDLKAQIAANEKGVQELAKMVVHFTLPVVKAYMAHVQDNAAESVARVIDRLSDSSFEYEMDQGTFIRVKITVDRKARRATIDFTGTSPQQPTNFNAPEPVARAAVLYVFRVMVDDDIPMNAGCLRNLDIVIPKGSMLSPEYPAAVVAGNVETSQAVTDTLFGALRGLGSAQGTMNNLTWGNKKHQYYETLCSGAPAGHGFSGASGVHTHMTNSRLTDPEILEFRFPVVLEDFHIRRGSGGKGEFQAGDGTKRTVRFLEAMDLAILSGHRRVPTFGLDGGESGELGHNYARRKGGKIEELQGCDQTTMAPGDAIIIVTPTGGGVGKAE, via the coding sequence GTGAGCAAAGCAGCCACCGCCAAAAAGCCGAAAAAAGCCGGGACCTGGGATTTCTGGATCGACCGCGGCGGCACGTTCACGGATATCGTCGGCCGCGATCCGCACGGCGGCCTGCATGCCCATAAATTGCTCTCCGAAAACCCCGGCGCCTATAGCGACGCGGCGGTGCAGGGCATTCGCGATCTGCTCAGTCTTGCCAAGGGCGAGGCCATCCCGGCGGGGTGGATCGGCGCCGTCAAGATGGGCACGACGGTCGCGACCAATGCACTGCTGGAGCGCAAGGGCGAGAAGACCTTGCTCGTCACCACCAAGGGGTTCCGCGACGCTCTGGAGATCGGCTATCAGGCGCGGCCGAAGATCTTCGCCAAGAATATCATCAAGCCGGAGCAACTCTATGCTGACGTGGTCGAGGTGGATGAGCGCGTCCTGGCCGATGGCAAAGTGGAAAAAGAGCCGGATTTGAAGAAGGTGACGCGCGACCTCAAAGCGGCCCGCAAGGCTGGCTTCGATGCCGTCGCCATCGTCTTCATGCACGCCTACCGCTTCCCCGAGCACGAAAAGCGTGTTGCGGCGCTGGCGCGCGAGATGGGTTTCGCCCAAGTCTCCGTCAGCCACGAGGTGTCGCCGCTGATCAAGCTCGTCGGGCGCGGCGACACGACCGTTGTGGACGCCTATCTCACGCCGATCCTGTCGCGCTATGTCAACCAGGTGGCGCGCGAACTCGATGTCGAACGCACGGGCGCGCGGCTGATGTTCATGATGTCGTCGGGCGGCCTCACCGCGGCCAATCTGTTCGCGGGCAAGGACGCCATTCTCTCCGGTCCGGCCGGCGGCGTCGTCGCGATGAGCGCGACCGGCGAGAGCGCGGGCTTCAAGCGCATCATCGGCTTCGACATGGGTGGCACCTCGACCGATGTCGCGCATTACGACGGCGAATTCGAGCGCGCCTTTGAAACCGAGGTTGCGGGCGTGCGTATGCGCGCGCCGATGATGCTGATTCATACGGTGGCGGCGGGCGGGGGCTCGATCCTGCACTACGACGGCTCGCGTTTCCGCGTCGGCCCGGATTCGGCCGGCGCCAATCCGGGCCCGAAATGCTATCGTCGCGGCGGGCCGCTGGCGGTGACCGACGCCAATGTGATGACCGGCAAACTGCTGCCCGATTTCTTCCCGAAAATCTTCGGCCCGGAGCAGAACGAACCGCTCGATGTCGATCATGTGCGCGAGGCCTTCATGGCCATGGCGCGCGAAGTCGGCGACGGCCGCAAGCCGGAGGCTGCGGCTGACGGGTTCATTCAGATCGCCGTCGCCAATATGGCCGAAGCGATCAAGAAAATCTCGGTCGCGCGCGGCTATGACGTCACGCGCTATGCGCTCAATTGCTTCGGCGGCGCGGGCGGCCAGCATGCCTGTCTCGTCGCCGACGCGCTCAGCATGAAGACCGTGCTGGTTCATCCGTTCTCGTCGCTGCTGTCGGCCTACGGCATGGGCCTTGCCGATATTCGTGCGACGCGCAGCCAAGGGCTCGAAGAGGCATTCGGCGACAAGGCGCTGAAAAGCATTGCGCGCGTGGGTAAAAGGCTCAGCGCCGAGACGCTCAAGGAAGTCGCAAGCCAGGGCGTCGCGAAATCCGACGTGACGCTGCATGTGAGCGCTCATATCCGCTATGCCGGCACGGACACGCCGATCGTCGTGAAGGCCGGTTCGCTCGAGGCGATGAAAAAGGCCTTCGAGAAAGCGCATAAGGCACGCTTCGGTTTCATGGACCGTTCCAAGCATCTCGTGATCGAGGCAGTCTCGGTCGAAGCAGTCGGCGGCGGCGCTCGCTTCGTCGAGCGCGCCAAGACGAAAGGCAGAACGCGCCTGCCCAAGCCCGCGCGCAGCACGCAGTTTTTCTCCGGCGGCGCATGGCATGAGGCCAATGTCTATACGCGCGATCAGTTGAACCTCGGCCACAAGGTGAAGGGCCCGGCGCTCCTGATCGAACCGCACCAGACGATTGTGATCGAGCCGGGCTGGCAGGCTGAATTGACGGTGAAGAATCACATTGTGCTGCAGCGCGTCGTTGCCTTGCCAAAGCGCACGGCGATCGGCACCAAGGCCGATCCGGTGTTGCTCGAGATCTTCAACAATCTCTTCATGTCGATTGCCGAGCAGATGGGCGTGACTTTGCAGAACACCGCCTATTCGGTGAACATCAAGGAGCGGCTCGATTTCTCCTGCGCCGTGTTCGACGCCGACGGCCGGCTTGTCGCCAATGCACCGCATATGCCGGTGCATTTGGGTTCGATGGACCGCTCGGTCGAGACGATTGCACGCCTCAACAAGGGCAAGCTGAAACCAGGCGACGTCTATGCGCTGAACGCGCCGTACAACGGCGGCACGCATCTGCCCGACATCACCGTCTGCACGCCGGTGTTTGATGACAACGGCAAGAAGATCCTGTTCTGGGTCGCCTCGCGCGGCCACCACGCCGATGTCGGCGGCGTCTCGCCGGGCTCGATGAGTCCGCGCGCCACCAATATCATCGAGGAAGGCGTCTATATCGACAATTTCAAACTCGTCGATGGCGGCAAGTTCCGCGAGAAGGAACTCTATGCGCTGCTCGAAGGCGCGCCTTATCCCGCGCGCAATCCGCTGCAGAATGTCAATGATCTCAAAGCACAGATCGCAGCCAATGAGAAGGGCGTGCAGGAACTCGCCAAAATGGTGGTGCACTTCACGCTGCCGGTGGTGAAAGCCTATATGGCGCATGTGCAGGATAATGCGGCCGAGAGCGTTGCGCGTGTCATCGACCGCCTGAGCGATTCCTCCTTCGAATATGAGATGGATCAGGGCACCTTCATCCGCGTGAAGATCACGGTCGATCGCAAGGCGCGGCGCGCGACAATCGATTTCACTGGCACGAGCCCACAGCAGCCGACCAATTTCAACGCGCCCGAACCGGTCGCGCGCGCGGCGGTGTTGTATGTGTTCCGCGTGATGGTGGACGACGACATTCCGATGAATGCGGGCTGTCTGCGCAATCTCGACATCGTCATTCCGAAAGGCTCGATGCTCTCGCCCGAATATCCGGCGGCGGTAGTCGCGGGCAATGTGGAAACGAGCCAAGCGGTGACCGACACGTTGTTCGGCGCGCTGCGCGGCCTCGGCTCGGCCCAGGGCACGATGAACAATCTCACCTGGGGCAACAAGAAGCACCAATATTACGAGACGCTCTGTTCCGGCGCGCCGGCGGGCCATGGTTTCAGCGGAGCCTCGGGCGTGCACACCCACATGACCAATTCGCGCCTGACCGATCCGGAAATTCTCGAATTCCGCTTCCCCGTGGTGCTGGAGGATTTCCACATCCGGCGCGGCTCGGGGGGCAAGGGCGAGTTCCAGGCGGGCGATGGCACGAAGCGCACGGTGCGCTTCCTGGAAGCGATGGACCTGGCGATCCTCTCCGGCCACCGCCGTGTGCCGACCTTCGGGCTGGATGGCGGTGAGTCCGGCGAACTCGGCCACAATTACGCGCGGCGTAAGGGTGGCAAGATCGAGGAACTGCAAGGCTGCGACCAGACCACGATGGCGCCGGGCGACGCGATCATCATCGTGACGCCCACAGGCGGTGGTGTGGGCAAGGCGGAGTGA
- a CDS encoding winged helix DNA-binding protein, with protein MTTPGKPRPKPSVLPGFGGDDAPPQPRGFGPIVASAHLASGASPALSELEFGLMLASHAFHRWMVRGMAAAGLPDLSPLDVMVLHTVNHRGRAKKLADICLVLNIEDTHLVNYALKKLERLGLVKSQKAGKEKAVTISPKGEQACLKYREIREALLVKAVQSVGLNEAAISQVAAMLRGLSGHYDQAARAAASL; from the coding sequence ATGACGACCCCTGGCAAGCCCCGCCCCAAACCCTCCGTCCTGCCCGGATTCGGCGGCGATGATGCGCCGCCGCAGCCGCGCGGCTTCGGCCCGATCGTCGCCTCCGCCCATCTTGCCTCGGGCGCGAGCCCCGCTCTCTCCGAGCTCGAATTCGGCCTGATGCTCGCGAGCCATGCGTTCCACCGCTGGATGGTGCGCGGCATGGCGGCGGCGGGGCTCCCCGACCTCTCGCCGCTCGACGTCATGGTGCTGCATACGGTCAATCATCGCGGCCGGGCCAAGAAGCTCGCCGACATCTGCCTCGTGCTCAACATCGAGGACACCCATCTCGTCAATTATGCGCTGAAAAAGCTCGAGCGCCTCGGTTTGGTGAAGAGTCAGAAGGCGGGTAAGGAAAAGGCGGTCACGATCAGCCCGAAAGGCGAGCAAGCCTGCCTGAAATACCGCGAGATCCGCGAGGCTTTGCTCGTCAAGGCGGTGCAATCGGTCGGGCTCAACGAGGCCGCGATCAGCCAAGTCGCCGCGATGTTACGCGGCCTCTCCGGCCATTATGACCAGGCGGCCCGCGCGGCGGCGAGCTTGTAG
- a CDS encoding ester cyclase — protein MQNRRRLLTQGALAAGALIAPTLVSAQEKADGKAVAERFAASLNAHDINAFGALFADTYVNHQTSAAAPVPKEKTAKEATVAYFAARLAGIPNLAVTIEVLVANGDSVAASFVYTGKHEGPYFGVAPTGRELKFTSCDIFRVANGQIVEHWGMGDIAGILAQLKA, from the coding sequence ATGCAGAACCGGAGACGATTGCTCACCCAAGGCGCGTTGGCTGCAGGCGCTCTCATCGCGCCAACACTTGTATCGGCGCAAGAGAAAGCCGATGGCAAAGCGGTCGCCGAACGCTTTGCCGCAAGCCTCAACGCGCATGACATAAATGCCTTCGGCGCGCTCTTCGCCGACACTTACGTCAATCACCAGACCAGTGCCGCCGCGCCGGTTCCGAAAGAGAAGACTGCGAAAGAAGCGACGGTCGCGTATTTTGCGGCGCGCCTCGCCGGGATCCCGAACCTTGCCGTAACGATCGAGGTGCTGGTCGCCAATGGCGATTCGGTCGCAGCCAGTTTCGTCTACACGGGCAAGCACGAGGGACCCTATTTCGGCGTCGCACCGACGGGTCGCGAGCTTAAGTTCACCTCCTGCGATATTTTCCGCGTCGCCAACGGCCAGATCGTGGAACATTGGGGCATGGGCGACATCGCCGGGATCCTTGCGCAATTGAAGGCGTGA
- the uvrC gene encoding excinuclease ABC subunit UvrC: MTDPKDSPPLQLLEDEDDLSESASGIDLELHDEAAAAPESVRRGVAVIRKHWKTLPNAPGVYRMIGADGEVLYVGKAKSLKNRVASYTRLTGHVDRIARMIAATCSMVFAVTETETEALLLEANYIKQLKPRFNVLLRDDKSFPYILLTGDHASPQLTKHRGARGRKGDYFGPFANAGAVNRTLHVLERAFLLRTCTDSYFDNRTRPCLLYQIKRCAGPCTGEISSENYAELVKETRDFLSGKSIAVRERLANDMLQAAENLEFEKAAQLRDRISALSTIQGTQGINPRSVEEADVFGLSEQAGQFCIEIVFFRAFQNWGNRAYFPRADKNLTPAEVLDSFVAQFYADKPAARLVLLSHKIESQELLEEALSARAGYRIEIAVPQRGEKKDLLDHANQNAREALSRKLADTASQEKLLAALAAAFGLPEPIRRVEIYDNSHIMGTNAVGAMVVAGASGFMKQHYRTFNIKTPDLTPGDDFGMMREVLKRRFARLLKEKSEEVQEVNGERPDYDIATDSYVPVEKPGADPDAFPARPDLVLIDGGKGQLEAARAVLEELGVTDVPMVGIAKGPDRDAGRETFFVPGREPFKLPPRDPALYFVQRLRDEAHRFAIGTHRAKRKREFTKSPLDEIAGIGPARKRALLLAFGTAKAVARASLEDLERTSGVNKATAKLVYDFFHETSG; encoded by the coding sequence ATGACCGACCCCAAAGATTCGCCCCCGCTGCAGCTCCTGGAGGATGAGGACGACCTCTCCGAATCCGCCTCGGGCATCGATCTCGAACTGCATGACGAAGCCGCCGCCGCGCCGGAATCGGTGCGGCGCGGGGTGGCGGTCATCCGCAAACATTGGAAGACTTTGCCCAATGCGCCCGGCGTCTATCGCATGATCGGCGCGGACGGCGAGGTGCTTTATGTCGGCAAGGCGAAATCGCTGAAAAACCGGGTGGCGAGCTACACGCGGCTCACCGGCCATGTCGACCGCATCGCAAGGATGATCGCGGCGACCTGCTCCATGGTGTTTGCGGTGACGGAAACCGAGACCGAGGCGCTGCTGCTCGAAGCCAATTACATCAAGCAATTGAAGCCGCGCTTCAACGTGCTCCTGCGCGACGACAAGAGCTTTCCCTATATTCTCTTGACCGGCGATCATGCGAGCCCGCAGCTCACCAAGCATCGCGGCGCGCGCGGCCGCAAGGGCGATTATTTCGGCCCCTTCGCCAACGCCGGCGCGGTCAACCGCACCTTGCATGTGCTGGAGCGCGCCTTCCTGCTGCGCACGTGCACCGATTCCTATTTCGACAATCGCACGCGGCCGTGCCTGCTCTATCAAATCAAGCGTTGTGCCGGGCCTTGCACCGGCGAAATCAGCTCAGAAAACTATGCCGAACTCGTGAAGGAGACGCGCGATTTTCTCTCCGGCAAAAGCATCGCCGTGCGCGAGCGCCTCGCGAACGACATGCTGCAGGCGGCGGAGAATCTCGAATTCGAAAAGGCCGCGCAATTGCGTGACCGTATTTCCGCGCTGTCGACCATCCAGGGCACGCAGGGCATCAATCCGCGCAGCGTGGAAGAGGCGGACGTGTTCGGTCTGTCCGAACAGGCGGGCCAATTCTGCATCGAGATCGTGTTTTTCCGCGCCTTCCAGAATTGGGGCAACCGCGCTTACTTTCCGCGCGCCGACAAGAATCTGACGCCGGCCGAAGTGCTCGATTCCTTCGTCGCGCAGTTTTATGCCGACAAGCCCGCGGCGCGCCTCGTGCTGCTCAGCCACAAGATCGAGAGCCAGGAACTTTTGGAAGAAGCCTTGTCCGCGCGCGCCGGCTATCGGATCGAGATCGCCGTACCGCAGCGGGGCGAGAAGAAGGACCTGCTCGACCACGCCAATCAGAATGCGCGCGAGGCTCTGTCGCGCAAATTGGCCGATACGGCGAGCCAGGAGAAATTGCTGGCCGCGCTGGCGGCGGCCTTCGGCTTGCCGGAACCGATCCGGCGCGTCGAGATCTACGACAACTCGCATATCATGGGCACCAATGCGGTCGGGGCCATGGTCGTGGCCGGCGCCTCGGGCTTCATGAAGCAGCATTACCGCACGTTCAATATCAAGACGCCGGACCTGACGCCCGGCGACGATTTCGGAATGATGCGCGAGGTGTTGAAACGGCGGTTTGCGCGCCTGCTCAAGGAAAAAAGCGAAGAGGTGCAGGAGGTCAATGGCGAGCGGCCGGACTATGACATTGCAACCGACTCGTATGTTCCGGTCGAGAAGCCGGGCGCCGATCCCGATGCGTTTCCAGCACGCCCCGATCTCGTTCTGATCGACGGCGGCAAGGGCCAGCTCGAGGCGGCGCGCGCGGTGCTCGAGGAGCTCGGCGTGACCGATGTTCCCATGGTCGGCATCGCCAAGGGGCCCGATCGCGATGCGGGCCGCGAGACCTTTTTTGTGCCCGGACGCGAGCCGTTCAAATTGCCGCCGCGCGATCCGGCGCTCTATTTCGTCCAGCGTCTGCGCGACGAGGCGCACCGCTTCGCCATCGGCACGCACCGCGCCAAGCGCAAGCGCGAATTCACCAAGAGCCCGCTCGACGAGATCGCAGGGATAGGTCCGGCGCGTAAGCGCGCTTTGCTGCTTGCTTTCGGCACGGCGAAGGCGGTGGCGCGCGCGTCGCTGGAGGATTTGGAGCGCACGAGCGGCGTGAACAAAGCGACCGCCAAGCTCGTCTACGATTTCTTCCATGAGACGAGCGGGTGA
- a CDS encoding sialidase family protein, whose product MTIVIHGPRFNRRVSCDSNPQNARSESDLAVNPLDPYNMVGSSKRFTDIVNYAFSLAAYATFDGGQTWTETVLPLVDTDGRTYPSTTDPAVIFDDVGNVYIVALPWQGESGPNHGQTIGISIYKSTDGGRTWGAPQLIHQSTVDDKQACWADTTGGPNSGNVYAAWDGAGGMLFARTTDHGTTWKGTRIGGVDQPAGSAIPGTSDSFSPELTVMADGTLLIVWAPEGGSSIKLVTSSDGGATFSAPITVASGITNLMGALSTIGGWPVFPGGTFRVITYACVTTSGTGVTVAWADMREQISRIYYRFSPDGGTTWDGPSSGQPMFTGAQASPANMQDFHPQLATTPTGEVGITFYEFGPMPDGEFQSDQIVVEMAASTDGGVTFASRVTVSDRSWNPAFDAPNADAIPGVTFIGDYYGFAASTLGFFPFWTDTRSGIQEMFIARVSIYPADLYTRDGPGDTGSVPSPGAVFWESPDMVVRHQPDGDVNFVDQGLLRNGVTTHYVYGRATNNGPNDTSAATFAVTVGNFPSLLGLPGSEFWYPQDWYPDDWSTAALASNHLYLGESAPLAVANGETVIFGPITWPAGQIPIEGTWHPCLLGEIRSGNDDSAGGTNGGDIPADPADMCPHGSFVYGNNNVCQRNLTYVHMPAGESMHVHLPFIAGSVWDAKHRTIDITVDKGHELAEVPMTLRMDPISLPGHGLGGGDGDHDDCCAPGELVFTGECRVMVRVGNCVAGEIVTTKGTVWRSYCPCQCREKNQDGKCTCHGKNKKEMVAAHATMERAAAASVSRSWELKTQRTTVSFSVDAQELRKLTLSFVAPAHLKKSTIVRIAQRKDGKIPTGGVSLQLLVGDDPKALAVSKTAAVGKRRKA is encoded by the coding sequence ATGACAATTGTCATCCATGGTCCGCGGTTCAACCGACGCGTGAGCTGCGACAGCAATCCGCAAAACGCCCGCAGCGAATCCGACCTCGCTGTGAATCCGCTTGATCCGTACAACATGGTCGGCTCGTCGAAGCGGTTCACCGATATCGTGAATTACGCCTTTTCGCTCGCTGCCTATGCGACATTCGATGGCGGCCAAACGTGGACCGAGACCGTGTTGCCGTTGGTGGACACCGACGGCAGAACTTATCCCAGCACCACCGATCCTGCGGTGATTTTCGATGACGTCGGCAACGTCTACATCGTTGCATTGCCCTGGCAGGGAGAAAGCGGCCCCAATCACGGACAAACGATCGGCATCAGCATCTACAAGTCGACAGATGGCGGCCGCACCTGGGGCGCACCCCAACTCATCCATCAGAGCACGGTCGACGATAAGCAGGCCTGTTGGGCCGACACGACCGGCGGGCCGAATTCCGGCAATGTCTATGCGGCATGGGATGGCGCCGGCGGGATGTTGTTTGCCCGGACGACAGACCACGGAACAACCTGGAAGGGCACGCGCATAGGCGGCGTCGATCAACCGGCAGGTTCGGCGATTCCCGGCACATCCGATTCTTTCTCGCCGGAACTGACCGTGATGGCGGATGGCACATTGCTGATTGTCTGGGCGCCCGAAGGCGGCAGTTCGATCAAGCTCGTCACGTCTTCCGACGGTGGCGCGACATTCTCGGCGCCGATCACCGTGGCCAGCGGCATCACCAACCTGATGGGCGCCCTGTCGACCATCGGCGGGTGGCCGGTCTTTCCTGGCGGCACGTTCCGCGTGATCACCTACGCCTGCGTCACGACGAGCGGTACGGGTGTCACGGTTGCCTGGGCGGATATGCGAGAGCAGATATCGCGCATCTATTACCGATTTTCTCCTGACGGCGGCACGACCTGGGATGGCCCATCGTCCGGCCAGCCCATGTTTACCGGTGCCCAGGCTTCGCCCGCAAACATGCAGGATTTTCATCCGCAGCTTGCCACGACGCCGACGGGCGAAGTCGGGATCACATTCTATGAATTCGGCCCGATGCCCGATGGCGAGTTTCAGAGTGATCAGATCGTGGTCGAGATGGCGGCTTCCACCGACGGCGGCGTGACATTCGCCAGTCGTGTCACCGTGTCGGACCGCAGTTGGAATCCGGCATTCGACGCGCCCAATGCAGATGCGATTCCGGGTGTCACGTTCATTGGCGACTATTACGGATTCGCGGCCAGCACGCTGGGGTTCTTCCCCTTCTGGACGGATACGCGAAGCGGCATCCAGGAGATGTTCATCGCGCGCGTCTCGATCTATCCGGCCGATCTTTACACCCGCGATGGGCCGGGAGATACCGGCAGCGTGCCATCGCCGGGCGCGGTATTTTGGGAATCGCCCGATATGGTCGTGCGCCATCAACCGGACGGCGATGTGAATTTCGTCGATCAAGGCTTGCTGCGCAACGGCGTGACAACCCACTATGTCTATGGCCGCGCCACCAACAATGGGCCGAACGACACGTCTGCCGCGACCTTTGCCGTCACGGTCGGCAATTTCCCCTCCTTGCTCGGATTGCCGGGCTCGGAGTTCTGGTATCCGCAAGATTGGTATCCGGACGATTGGTCGACTGCTGCGCTCGCAAGCAATCATCTTTATCTTGGCGAGAGCGCGCCGCTCGCGGTCGCGAATGGCGAGACGGTGATCTTCGGACCCATCACTTGGCCAGCCGGACAAATCCCGATTGAAGGAACCTGGCACCCGTGTCTGCTCGGCGAGATCCGCAGCGGTAACGACGATTCGGCCGGTGGCACCAACGGCGGCGACATTCCGGCCGATCCCGCCGATATGTGTCCGCACGGCTCCTTCGTCTACGGCAACAACAATGTCTGCCAGCGCAATCTGACCTATGTCCATATGCCTGCGGGCGAGTCGATGCATGTGCATTTGCCGTTCATTGCCGGCAGCGTATGGGATGCAAAACATCGCACCATCGACATCACGGTCGACAAGGGGCACGAGCTCGCCGAAGTGCCGATGACCTTGCGCATGGACCCGATCTCGCTGCCCGGACACGGATTGGGTGGCGGCGACGGCGATCACGACGATTGCTGCGCGCCGGGCGAATTGGTGTTCACCGGTGAATGCCGTGTCATGGTTCGGGTCGGCAATTGCGTGGCCGGAGAGATCGTTACGACGAAAGGAACGGTGTGGCGATCCTATTGCCCGTGCCAATGTCGCGAGAAAAACCAGGATGGCAAGTGCACCTGCCATGGCAAAAATAAAAAGGAAATGGTGGCGGCTCACGCCACGATGGAGCGGGCCGCGGCCGCATCCGTGTCGCGGAGCTGGGAACTCAAGACTCAGCGCACGACCGTCAGTTTCAGCGTCGACGCGCAGGAGTTGCGCAAACTCACCCTGTCGTTCGTTGCGCCGGCGCACCTGAAAAAGAGTACGATCGTGCGCATCGCCCAGCGCAAGGACGGCAAAATTCCGACCGGCGGCGTCTCGCTGCAGTTGCTGGTGGGCGACGACCCGAAGGCGCTGGCAGTTAGCAAGACGGCTGCGGTCGGAAAAAGGCGGAAGGCATAG